The Vibrio penaeicida sequence TGCCGAACGCTATGTGTTGTTCAAGAAGGTTTTCCTACTTACGGTGGACTAGAAGGCGGAGCAATGGAGCGCTTGGCCGTTGGGCTTTATGAAGCTATGCGACAAGAATGGCTAGAATACCGCATTGGACAAGTTCAATACCTCGTGGATGGGTTAGAAAAACTGGGTATTGTCTGCCAGCAAGCAGGCGGTCACGCCGCGTTTGTTGACGCAGGAAAGCTTCTTCCTCATATCCCTTCACATCAATTCCCCGCACACGCACTGGCTTGTGAACTCTACAAAGTTGCTGGTATTCGCGCCGTAGAAATTGGCTCTCTGCTGCTAGGGCGCGATCCTGCTACAGGCGAACAAATGCCCTCACCTGCCGAGCTGCTCAGGCTCACAATCCCTAGAGCCACTTACACGCAAACGCACATGGATTTCATCATCGAGGCATTTGAGAAAGTTCAACAAAATGCTCAAAACATCAAAGGGTTGGAGTTTACCTATGAGCCTGAAGTACTCAGACACTTTACAGCAAAGCTAAAAGAGGTAGAAGAAACAAGGAAGGTCGCACAGGAAGTGCCAATGGTCGAAGTCTAACTTATTCGGGCGCTTTTTAAGCGCCCTTAATTTTGCAGCATACACCTGATATCTCGGTATCGGGGGAGTATTGCTGTGCCTAAAAAACTGTAATCAGGGATACGATTATGAAAAAATCTCCATCAATTTTGGGTGGCGCATGCATTATTGCCAGCGTCTGCGTCGGCGCTGGAATGCTGGGGCTTCCCAGCGCAGGTGCTGGCGGCTGGACGTCTTGGTCGCTCATTGCTATCACCATTACTATGATCATCATGACACTGTCTGGATGGATGCTACTTGAGGCGTTTAAGCATTACGATCTCAAAGTCTCCTTTAATACAGTGACCAAAGATATGCTTGGCAACAACGTCAATAGGTTAAACAATTTGGCGGTGTATTTTGTCGGTGGCATATTACTTTACGCTTACATCACTTCTTCGGGACTTATTTTACAAGAAGTCCTCGGAGTGAGCAGCCAATTGGCTTCTATCCTATTTGTATTCATCTTTTCTGGATTTGTTTGGCACTCCACCAGAGCAGTTGATCGAATCTCTGTGATTCTGATTGCGTTCATGGTGTTGAGTTTTGTATTTGGCGTGTCTGGTTTGGTCGCCAAAGTCGACATGTCCATCCTATTCGATAAAGCCAGCGATGAAACTCGTTACGCGCCGTATGCGATGGCAATGCTACCCGTGGCACTTACTTCATTTGGTTACCATCATTCCGTGTCGAGCATGAGGAGTTATTACGGCGAAGAAAGACGAGCGAAATACGCCATTTTAGGGGGAACCATTATCGCCATGTCTCTCTACTTCCTTTGGATAATGAGCATTTATGGCAACCTTCCTAGAAGCGGATTTGGTCCGATTTTGGAGCAAGGTGGCAACGTCGATTCTCTTTTGAGTGCCCTTGGTTCGGTTATCGAATCTGAGCGTGTCTCCAATGCGATTAACTCATTTTCAATGGCAGCGATCCTATCGTCATTTATCGGAGTCGGGCTTGGCGTTTTCGACTACCTTGCCGATCTGTTCAATTTTGAAGATGACAAAAAAGGTCGCACAAAGACTTGGGCAGTAACCTTCCTTCCCCCACTGGTTCTGTCATTGCTTTTTCCGTTCGGCTTTCTTATTGCAATTGGTTATGCCGGTGCAGCAGCAACATTGTGGGCGTGTATTATTCCCGGCTTGTTGGTGATGAAGTCACGCAGCCGAGAAGATGGACAAGAAGGTTTTAAAGCCCCTGGTGGGTTACTCATGGTAGTACTGGTTATCTTCTTTGGTGTCACTACCGCTGTTTTCCATTTTCTCTCCATGTTTAATTTGCTACCCGCATTCACGGGCTAACGAGGAATTCACATGAACAAAATTGAAACCAACAACGCCCCTGCGGCAATCGGACCTTATGTTCAAGGTGTGGACTTAGGTAGCTTAGTCATTACATCAGGTCAATTACCTTGAACCCTATTTAAGCCGCTGAAATAGCGGCTTATTCCACACTCCAAAAGTGATTTAAATCACACAATTACCTCAGAGCTTGTTTCCTTTTTGCTATTTCCTCGGTCTGTAATGTTTTTGCACTGCAGCTTCCTCTTTATGAACTAGTTTTAATAAAACTGTGTTGGATACGCTGAACTTTGGAGATGTCATCATGGAAAACAACCTGATCAGGGATCATCAAACCATTCTTCTTACTGGAGAAAATGAACAGGATAAAAGGAAAGAACTCCTTCACTATTTCGATCAAACATGGCGCTTGTATGAGTCTTTGTTTGATGTGATCAACAACGATCAGGCTTATTACAAGAAAGCCGAACCCTTACGCCATCCGCTGATTTTTTATTTTGGTCACACCGCCACGTTTTTTATCAACAAACTGAAACTGGGCAAGATCATCGATCAACGCATCAATACAAACTTTGAATCCATGTTTGCTATTGGTGTGGATGAGATGTCTTGGGATGATCTTGATGAAAAACATTATGATTGGCCATCCGTTGAAGACGTCAGACATTACCGAGATCAAGCCAAGCTATTGATCGAAAAAACGATCAACTCTATGCCTTTAAGCCTACCGATCACCCAAGACCAACCCGCTTGGGCAATATTAATGGGTATTGAACATGAACGTATTCACCTAGAAACCTCATCCGTCATCATTCGCCAGCTTCCCCTTGATGATGTCAGCCCTCATCCTTTGTGGGAAAGCTGCGTAGATACTGGGATCGCCCCTAAAAACAGCTTAATCAGCATTGCAGGTAATAGTGTAACATTGGGTAAATCCCCAGAAGACGCGACTTATGGTTGGGACAACGAGTTTGGCACACAAAGTTGCCAAGTAGACGATTTCAAAGCATCGAAATACTTGGTATCAAACCAAGAGTTTATGGAGTTTGTTAAAGATGAAGGCTATCAACAACTGCGCTTTTGGAATGAGGAAGGGCAGAGCTGGCTTAACTACACGCAAGCGACCATGCCTCGATTCTGGCGCAATCAGGAAGGGACTTTTTGGCAGCGTAATCTCACAGAAGAAATCCCCCTACCGTTAGACTGGCCAGTAGAAGTCAACCAGCTAGAAGCCAAAGCCTTCTGTAACTGGAAAGCGGAGCAAGCTCAGGCAAACATCCGGCTTCTCACTGAACCTGAATGGCAATTGCTGAGAGAAAATATCGATCAAGATTCCCCCATTTGGCATGAAGTACCCGGAAACTTACAACTTTCATTTTATGCTTCATCTTGCCCAGTTAATCGCTTTGGGCATAACGGTTTGTTTGACGTTGTGGGTAATGTTTGGCAGCACACTGAAACGCCAATCGACGGATTCAGCGGCTTTGAAGTTCATCCACTTTACGATGATTTCTCTACACCCACCTTTGATGGTAAGCACAACATGATCAAAGGGGGATCATGGATATCTACCGGAAATGAAGCCATTCGCTCATCACGCTACGCGTTTCGTCGCCATTTCTATCAACACGCAGGGTTTCGTTATGTCGAATCGGATCAAAATCCGCAAGATATGGTCTCCATGAACATTTATGAAACCGATGAGCTCATTTCCCAGTATCTTGAATTCCACTATGGAAAAGAGTACTTCGATGTACCCAATTTTTGCGTGAATGGCATCGAGCAAGTGATGCAAACCATTCAGCTGAAGCAAAGTGCCCGCGCTTTGGATATTGGTTGCTCTGTTGGACGCGCAACGTTTGAACTCGCGAAGCACTTCGACTACGTGGACGGCATTGATTTCTCAGCACGCTTTATTCAACAAGCTTATGCACTGACTGAACAAGGTGAGAAACGCTATACCATCAAAACAGAGGGAGATTTGGTTGAATTCAAAAGCGTGACACTTGAGCAACTTGGGTATGGAAACCTCGCTAATAAAGTGAATTTCATGCAGGGGGACGCCTGTAACCTCAAACCTCAGTACGCCAATTACGATCTGGTTTACGCATCAAATCTGATAGACCGATTGTCGGACCCTAACGCTTTTCTTACCAGTATTAGCCAGCGGCTAAACCAAGGCGGCTATTTAGTGATTGCCTCGCCCTATACTTGGTTAGAAGAGTATACAGATAAGGAAAAGTGGCTGGGTGGCACAAAAGTAAACGGTGAAAACCACACCACACTGGATGGGTTAACCGACGCGCTAAATGGCGAATTTGAACGGATTGCCGTGAAAGAAGTGCCGTTTGTTATCCGTGAAACCAAACGTAAATTCCAACATACGTTGTCTGAAATGAGCATTTGGCGAAAACGTTAACGGCTCAAATCTACTTGTATTGGCACGCCCTGTGGTGTGCCTTTTTTTGTGCGCTTATTTGCTACTCAAAACCTCTCTTACACACTGCTGGAACGCATAAACCACGAATTCGAAGATTAAAAAAAGAACACAAATCGCACAATCGCTACCCAAATCTAATTTACATTGGAGCGCGGCTTTTTTAAGCTTGTGACATTCATAAAGGCAAGGATGTCATATGCCCATCACATTATCCCAAGTACACACAAACAACTCTCCTCACGCGCTATCAATCAAACATTGGAAAATTGAAAACCAACAGAACTGGGGGATATTCTGTGCCAGAGGCGATATTGGTGAGCAACTTTACCAAGTTCTCACTGGCAGTTGTGAACTTGAATCAGGTAGTTGCGAGCTTGAGTCGGGTAGCTGTGAAAGTACAACAAACCAAATTGCTTATGTTTCTCTCTCTCAGCAACAGGCACTCCTTGAACAAGAGATCGCTGATGACGATACAGACTTTATGGATAAGTTTGATAACGGATCAACGGTAAGCGAATTACTAATGGCTTCAGATCAGCCAGCGAGCGACATTGGCCTACTTGTCGAACGGTTAGATTTAAAGCACCTGCTTGATCGTGGTTTTCGTTTGCTTTCAACGGGAGAAACACGTCGGTTAATGCTGGCACGGGCACTGCTTGAGAAGCCTAAACTTCTAATTTTAGATGAACCTTATACTGGGTTGGATCAAGCACACCGAAAAGCACTCGCTCATTTCCTCCAAGACCTCAGCCGAAAGGTACAACTATTGATTCTGGTTTCACGGGAAAATGAGTTACCAAAATGGATTGAGCATATTGCGTTGTTCGAACATGGAAAACTGACCCAAACACTCTCAAGAAAGGAGTGGGAAAGCCATCCCATCATCGCTCAGATCAATGCGCAATCCGAAGCCCAGAGTGAGCAAGTGCTCGATCTGTACAATAAGCATCAACACAAAGTGACTTTTTCTGAACCGCTCGTTGAACTGGTGAATGGCAAAGTGGAATACACCGACCAGAAAATATTCAGCGGTGTAAATTGGCAAATTAAGCACCACCAGCATTGGCAAGTTAGAGGACCAAACGGTTGTGGGAAAAGTACGTTGCTGGGGCTAATTTTTGGCGATCACCCTCAATGCTACAGTAACGATATTCGCTTGTTCGATATGAAGCGGGGTAACGGTGAAACGGTTTGGGATATTAAGAAACACATAGGAATGGTGTCTTCAGCGCTGCACTTGCAATACCGTGTAAGTTGTAAAGCCATTGAAGTTGTTTTATCTGGCTTTTACGACTCTATCGGGCTTTATGAATCTCCAAGTAAAAATCAAATTGAAACTGCAAGGGAGTGGCTCGCTATTTTCCAAATGAGCGATATTGCCAATCAGCCTTTTAAAGAGCTCGAATATGGGCAACAACGATTGCTGCTTATTGCCCGAGCCTTAATCAAACAACCTGCGCTTCTTATATTGGATGAGCCCTATCAAGGGCTGGATTTTCTAGGTAGAAGACTGGTAGTGAACTCACTTGAATTAATTGCGAAACATAGACTTAGCCAACTTCTGTTTGTTTCTCACTATGAAGAAGATGCCATTGATAGCATTCAAAATTTCGTTGATTTTGTCCCTAGCGAAGACGGTGAAAGCTATGTTGTCCAAATCACTCAATAAGTGTTGTCGCTCACATAACATACAACGACCAAGACAAATGTATTGACGTTTTTTTACTCACACCTCAACCTAACAAAAGTTAGTTAATCAAACTTTTGTTAGGGTTTCTTATGACGGAACGTGAACAACAAATCTTTCAGTTGATTAAGCAAGACCCAATGATCCCCCAGCAAAGTATTGCGGAGAAACTTGGGATCAGCCGAAGTGCCGTGGCTGGACATATCATGAATATGACAAACAAAGGCATCATCCTAGGGAAGGGGTATATTTTGTCAGAATCTCAATACGCCGTAGTGATCGGCGGTGCAAACATGGATATCTTAGGTCAACCCAAACACACCATGCATCAAGGTGATTCCAATCCTGGCGTCGTTTCATGCTCGCCGGGTGGAGTTGGTCGAAACATTGCCGAAAACATCGCAAGGCTCGGCACAGAAGTGCGTTTAATCTCTGTTGTGGGTAACGACACTTATGGGCAATTAATATTAGACAAAACACGCCAAGCGGGCGTTGATGTCTCGTCGGTATTGAAGCTTTCCGATGGTACAACATCCACTTATCTTTCTTTGCTCAATGAAGATGGCGACATGCAGGTTGCCGTTTCAGACATGTCCATCCTAGAGCGTTTAACCATTGAATCGCTAGAGCCTCACCTTGAAACCATTAAGCGAGCGGAAGTAATCGTCATTGACACCAATTTGAGTGAGTCACTGCTCGAATACATCTTCAGCCAGTTTTCCGATAAGCCGATATTTGTCGATACGGTGTCCAGTACCAAAGCGGTAAAAATCAAACCCTATTTAAACCAGATCCACACACTCAAACCTAACATCAAAGAAGCGCAATCTTTGTCTGATCTGCCTTATCACAATCAAGAAGATCTCAGCGCGATTGCCGACTGGTTCCTCAATCAAGGGACTCAGCAAATCTTTTTAAGCCTTGGGGCGGAAGGGGTGTTCTATAAAGATGATCAACGTACCCAGCTTTTCCCAACTGTGAGTAATCATATTGAAAATGCTAATGGTGCTGGAGATGCTTTCTTGGCTGGGTTAGCTCACAGCTTCATCAATAAATGGTCGGTAGAAAAAAGCGGTGAGTACGCCATGGCTGCCGCCAGCGTTGCGCTTTCTGATGTCGCAACCATCAACCCAAACTTTTCAGACAGCGCGATTCAGCGTGTATTAAATGAGACCGAATGTTAAAGGACACAATATGTTAACTCAGTATTTGGATGTAGCGCCTGAAGTCGCTCAAGCGCTCAAAGCAGGTCAACCCGTTGTTGCGTTGGAATCGACCATCATTTCTCATGGTATGCCCTACCCCCAAAACGTCGAGACCGCCCTTAAAGTGGAACAAACGGTTCGTGATAATGGCGCTGTTCCCGCCACTATTGCAATCCTAAAAGGGCGATTGAAAGTTGGGATGTCTCAAGATGAAATTGAATATCTAGGCAAAGCAGGGCAAAACGTTATCAAAACCAGCCGCCGAGATATTCCGTTTATTGTCGCCAAAGAAGAAGACGGCGCGACTACCGTTGCTTCTACTATGATCCTTGCTGCCATGGCTGGAATCAAAGTATTCGCGACTGGGGGAATTGGTGGTGTGCACCGTGGTGCGGAAACCTCTTACGACGTATCAGCCGACCTACAAGAGCTTGCCAATACCAACGTAGCCGTTGTATGCGCTGGGGCAAAATCCATTTTGGATATCGGTTTAACACTGGAATACTTAGAAACGCATGGTGTGCCCGTCATTGGATACCAAACAGAAACCCTCCCTGCATTTTATACACGAGAAAGCGAGTTCCAAGTCGACTATCGCCTAGATTCTCCAACTCAAATTGCTACTGCTTTAAAAGCAAAGTGGGATTTAGGACTGGATGGTGGCGCTGTTATCGCAAACCCAATTCCAGAGCAATACGCGATGAATAAAGCGGAGATTGATCAGGTCATAGCGAGCGCTATCGAAGAGATGGATGCAAAAGGGATTAAAGGAAAAGACTCCACACCATTCCTTCTTGCCAAAGTCGCAGAAAAAACCGCTGGAAACAGCCTCGCTTCTAACATTCAGCTAGTGTTTAACAATGCGAAGTTGGCGGCAGAGGTAGCTGTGAAATTACCAACCAAGTAACACTTATGTAACTGATTCTAAAATCAATATTCATTTATCTTTAGAACACCCCGCAAATAACTTCAATTCGTTTGAATTGTCTATCTGTACAGATATCCTCCGAGGGGATTTTCAATTTCTCCGGAGGAAAGAGTGTATAACAAGTTACTAAAAACTGGAGCAAGTGGGCGCGAAGTTGTTTCACTTCAGTTTTATCTCAATAAAATTTTGATGCCCACAACTCCAACGTTACTTGATGGAAAGTTTGGTTCAGGTACGAAGAAATTAGTCAAAAAATACCAAGCGCAGTTTGGTCTTTTCACAGACGGAGAAGTAGGTTCAAAAACTTGGGAATCCATAAAACTCCAAAACACAAAAAAAGCATACAGAAAGCCACTCAAGTTCAGCAACAAATGTGTTGATATAGCTCACTTACAAAATGCGCTAAACAAACTCCTAAATCTCAGCCCCAAAATGTCACTTGACGGGCGGTTTGGGGCAGATACTGATCGCTATGTTCGTGAGTTTCAAGCTCGTCTATCGCTTGGTATAGATGGAATAGTTGGAAGGGATACTTGGCTAACGATAGAACAGCTATTGACGAATAAAATAGCAATAATGACTTTGAACTTTATTCAAAATTCAATGCACGATCTTCGTAAAATGCTTGTTCCAAGAGGTGATACACCATGGATGAAGTATGCTATTCAAGAAAAAGATTCTGGAAAAACCCATGAAGAAGTTGGTTCTAAAAATAACCCTCGAATAATCGAGTATCATTCAACAACAACCTTGAAAGCACAATCTGATGAAGTCCCATGGTGCTCCTCTTTTGTCAATTGGGCCATCATCAAGTCTGGACATAAGGGCACGAACTCAGCAGCTGCAAATAGTTGGCTAAAATGGGGAAAGAAAGTATCTGCAACGCCAGGAGCAATAATTATCATCCACAATTCCGGTGCAGCAAACTCAAGCCTAACTCGTTCTGGTAATCACGTTGGCTTTCTACTGAGTGAAACTGAACACTACTTCAGCATATTGGGAGGGAATCAACGTGATCAAGTAAAAGAAAGTAAATACCCAAAACGAAGTTGGAAAGTGAAAGGTTATCGCCTACCAAACTAAATCTCTCAATTCGGAGAAAACTAATGTTGAATATAATTTTCTCGACATTCATGTTGTCAGTTTCAGTGATGGTAATAAATGGACCCATGATAACTGATGACAAAGAGATCATTGATAAGCACGGACAATGTGAGGAGTTTATTGATTTTTGGTACAAATTGAGACCGTATATCGAAAAGCGTGACTACAAATCCATATCAGAACAAACTCTTTTTCCATTTACGGTAGAAGGGATTGCAGATTGGATGGAACCCAAAAAGGTAAACGTAGCTGAGTTTGAAGTTGTCCTAAACGATATTTTCAATGACGGGCAATTTTCCTACTTAGATAAGAAGAGTGGCGACTATATTGACACTAACACATACCACGTCTTGCTAGATTCCGAACCAGAATTAGGGGGCTATCCTCCTTGTAATGATAACTTTGCTAGAGTCAGTGATTTAAAATTTAAAAAAGTCGAAGGTAAGTGGCATCTGTACGCAGGATATCTATCAACTCTTGAATAAATCAATAGCTTAGTTATAAATATCGTTAACCAACAAATATCCC is a genomic window containing:
- a CDS encoding pseudouridine-5'-phosphate glycosidase; this encodes MLTQYLDVAPEVAQALKAGQPVVALESTIISHGMPYPQNVETALKVEQTVRDNGAVPATIAILKGRLKVGMSQDEIEYLGKAGQNVIKTSRRDIPFIVAKEEDGATTVASTMILAAMAGIKVFATGGIGGVHRGAETSYDVSADLQELANTNVAVVCAGAKSILDIGLTLEYLETHGVPVIGYQTETLPAFYTRESEFQVDYRLDSPTQIATALKAKWDLGLDGGAVIANPIPEQYAMNKAEIDQVIASAIEEMDAKGIKGKDSTPFLLAKVAEKTAGNSLASNIQLVFNNAKLAAEVAVKLPTK
- the ovoA gene encoding 5-histidylcysteine sulfoxide synthase — translated: MENNLIRDHQTILLTGENEQDKRKELLHYFDQTWRLYESLFDVINNDQAYYKKAEPLRHPLIFYFGHTATFFINKLKLGKIIDQRINTNFESMFAIGVDEMSWDDLDEKHYDWPSVEDVRHYRDQAKLLIEKTINSMPLSLPITQDQPAWAILMGIEHERIHLETSSVIIRQLPLDDVSPHPLWESCVDTGIAPKNSLISIAGNSVTLGKSPEDATYGWDNEFGTQSCQVDDFKASKYLVSNQEFMEFVKDEGYQQLRFWNEEGQSWLNYTQATMPRFWRNQEGTFWQRNLTEEIPLPLDWPVEVNQLEAKAFCNWKAEQAQANIRLLTEPEWQLLRENIDQDSPIWHEVPGNLQLSFYASSCPVNRFGHNGLFDVVGNVWQHTETPIDGFSGFEVHPLYDDFSTPTFDGKHNMIKGGSWISTGNEAIRSSRYAFRRHFYQHAGFRYVESDQNPQDMVSMNIYETDELISQYLEFHYGKEYFDVPNFCVNGIEQVMQTIQLKQSARALDIGCSVGRATFELAKHFDYVDGIDFSARFIQQAYALTEQGEKRYTIKTEGDLVEFKSVTLEQLGYGNLANKVNFMQGDACNLKPQYANYDLVYASNLIDRLSDPNAFLTSISQRLNQGGYLVIASPYTWLEEYTDKEKWLGGTKVNGENHTTLDGLTDALNGEFERIAVKEVPFVIRETKRKFQHTLSEMSIWRKR
- a CDS encoding PfkB family carbohydrate kinase, translated to MTEREQQIFQLIKQDPMIPQQSIAEKLGISRSAVAGHIMNMTNKGIILGKGYILSESQYAVVIGGANMDILGQPKHTMHQGDSNPGVVSCSPGGVGRNIAENIARLGTEVRLISVVGNDTYGQLILDKTRQAGVDVSSVLKLSDGTTSTYLSLLNEDGDMQVAVSDMSILERLTIESLEPHLETIKRAEVIVIDTNLSESLLEYIFSQFSDKPIFVDTVSSTKAVKIKPYLNQIHTLKPNIKEAQSLSDLPYHNQEDLSAIADWFLNQGTQQIFLSLGAEGVFYKDDQRTQLFPTVSNHIENANGAGDAFLAGLAHSFINKWSVEKSGEYAMAAASVALSDVATINPNFSDSAIQRVLNETEC
- a CDS encoding NlpC/P60 family protein, with the protein product MYNKLLKTGASGREVVSLQFYLNKILMPTTPTLLDGKFGSGTKKLVKKYQAQFGLFTDGEVGSKTWESIKLQNTKKAYRKPLKFSNKCVDIAHLQNALNKLLNLSPKMSLDGRFGADTDRYVREFQARLSLGIDGIVGRDTWLTIEQLLTNKIAIMTLNFIQNSMHDLRKMLVPRGDTPWMKYAIQEKDSGKTHEEVGSKNNPRIIEYHSTTTLKAQSDEVPWCSSFVNWAIIKSGHKGTNSAAANSWLKWGKKVSATPGAIIIIHNSGAANSSLTRSGNHVGFLLSETEHYFSILGGNQRDQVKESKYPKRSWKVKGYRLPN
- a CDS encoding aromatic amino acid transporter — encoded protein: MKKSPSILGGACIIASVCVGAGMLGLPSAGAGGWTSWSLIAITITMIIMTLSGWMLLEAFKHYDLKVSFNTVTKDMLGNNVNRLNNLAVYFVGGILLYAYITSSGLILQEVLGVSSQLASILFVFIFSGFVWHSTRAVDRISVILIAFMVLSFVFGVSGLVAKVDMSILFDKASDETRYAPYAMAMLPVALTSFGYHHSVSSMRSYYGEERRAKYAILGGTIIAMSLYFLWIMSIYGNLPRSGFGPILEQGGNVDSLLSALGSVIESERVSNAINSFSMAAILSSFIGVGLGVFDYLADLFNFEDDKKGRTKTWAVTFLPPLVLSLLFPFGFLIAIGYAGAAATLWACIIPGLLVMKSRSREDGQEGFKAPGGLLMVVLVIFFGVTTAVFHFLSMFNLLPAFTG
- the modF gene encoding molybdate ABC transporter ATP-binding protein ModF yields the protein MPITLSQVHTNNSPHALSIKHWKIENQQNWGIFCARGDIGEQLYQVLTGSCELESGSCELESGSCESTTNQIAYVSLSQQQALLEQEIADDDTDFMDKFDNGSTVSELLMASDQPASDIGLLVERLDLKHLLDRGFRLLSTGETRRLMLARALLEKPKLLILDEPYTGLDQAHRKALAHFLQDLSRKVQLLILVSRENELPKWIEHIALFEHGKLTQTLSRKEWESHPIIAQINAQSEAQSEQVLDLYNKHQHKVTFSEPLVELVNGKVEYTDQKIFSGVNWQIKHHQHWQVRGPNGCGKSTLLGLIFGDHPQCYSNDIRLFDMKRGNGETVWDIKKHIGMVSSALHLQYRVSCKAIEVVLSGFYDSIGLYESPSKNQIETAREWLAIFQMSDIANQPFKELEYGQQRLLLIARALIKQPALLILDEPYQGLDFLGRRLVVNSLELIAKHRLSQLLFVSHYEEDAIDSIQNFVDFVPSEDGESYVVQITQ